From Methanobacterium congolense, one genomic window encodes:
- a CDS encoding DEAD/DEAH box helicase, which translates to MGNSEMVGRVLRRLKSDIRYHNRVEHIEVLPPQEARYDDVEGLPQNIMGYLKTRGIKLYRHQCRTLELLRVGENVIITTPTASGKTLAFNMPVFETLNEDEDATALYIYPAKALANDQLKTLQELEKEFKIPINPAIYDGDTDRSKKPWIRDNSRIVLTNPYELHLVLSWHFQWEKFFKNLKYVVIDEAHQYRGVFGSNVAFLIRRLRRICNFYGSDPQFVLSSATLANPEEFSSKLTGKSFKLVSEDGSPCGKKHFVLYNPYFKGKSKTSSHQETKNLLLLFVLNDLQTLCFTVSRKMAELIALWSKNEMEEIRPDLTGKITSYRAGYLAKERRRIELGLKNGILKGVTTTNALELGINIGSLDGVIISGFPGTIMSTWQQAGRAGRGIDESLVVLVAFENPLDQYLMKHPESIFDKPHEHAIIDLHNPKIVSGHLMCASAEIPLKNNENWDEIFGEGSEAHIEKLQENGLVKRDGEGFVYAGDKVAAFSVSLDSISSDMFRVMFAGRLLEVLDREQAYREAHEGAVLINRGETYLVQSFNLEKRVINVVKRDVAHHTQVVRDIDVEIIGEGIRKDMGDFSIFFGDLEVSEYYHKYKIMSYDKVHATKPLDLPPLKFKTKGLWFTVSDDVRDELEKAVEGKEVFEGGIHGVEHALISMIPFNIMCDRFDMGGLSTPKHPGTGMATIFIYDAFEGGMGLAEKASELFGEILTRTFELVRDCRCEVGCPACIYSPKCGNDNKPLDKRGTLFLLQRMMDMIGEDHGND; encoded by the coding sequence ATGGGTAACAGTGAGATGGTGGGTAGGGTTCTTCGCAGGTTGAAGTCAGATATCCGCTACCACAACAGGGTGGAGCACATAGAAGTTCTACCTCCCCAGGAAGCTCGTTATGATGATGTAGAAGGTCTTCCCCAAAACATAATGGGCTACCTCAAAACAAGGGGTATAAAACTTTACAGGCACCAGTGCAGAACACTGGAACTCCTGAGGGTTGGAGAAAATGTTATAATAACCACTCCAACAGCCTCTGGAAAGACTTTAGCCTTTAACATGCCTGTTTTTGAAACTTTAAATGAAGATGAAGATGCAACAGCTCTTTACATCTACCCTGCCAAGGCCCTTGCAAATGATCAGCTAAAAACTCTTCAGGAACTTGAAAAAGAGTTCAAAATACCTATAAATCCAGCGATCTACGATGGAGATACGGATCGAAGTAAAAAGCCGTGGATAAGAGATAACTCCAGAATAGTGCTTACCAATCCCTACGAACTCCATCTTGTACTTTCATGGCATTTTCAGTGGGAGAAATTCTTCAAAAACCTTAAATATGTTGTAATCGATGAGGCACACCAGTACAGGGGAGTTTTCGGTTCCAACGTGGCATTCCTAATAAGGAGGCTTCGCAGGATATGTAATTTCTATGGATCAGATCCACAGTTCGTGCTCTCGTCTGCAACACTGGCCAACCCTGAGGAATTCAGCAGCAAATTAACTGGAAAGAGTTTCAAACTGGTATCTGAGGATGGATCGCCCTGCGGTAAAAAACACTTCGTACTCTACAATCCCTACTTCAAGGGAAAAAGCAAAACATCCTCCCATCAGGAAACCAAGAATTTACTTCTACTTTTTGTTCTCAACGATCTTCAAACACTCTGTTTCACCGTATCAAGGAAGATGGCAGAGCTCATAGCGTTATGGTCCAAGAATGAGATGGAGGAGATACGCCCGGATCTCACCGGAAAGATCACCTCCTACAGGGCAGGTTACCTTGCAAAGGAGAGGAGAAGAATTGAATTGGGCCTTAAAAATGGCATTTTGAAGGGTGTTACAACAACCAACGCCCTTGAACTTGGTATAAATATAGGATCCCTTGATGGTGTCATAATATCTGGATTTCCAGGAACCATAATGTCCACGTGGCAGCAGGCAGGAAGAGCAGGACGTGGAATTGATGAATCCCTTGTTGTGCTGGTTGCATTTGAAAACCCCCTTGACCAGTACCTAATGAAACACCCAGAATCCATATTCGACAAACCCCACGAACACGCCATAATAGATCTTCACAATCCAAAAATAGTTTCAGGGCATCTGATGTGTGCTTCAGCTGAAATTCCCCTTAAAAACAATGAAAACTGGGATGAAATCTTTGGAGAGGGTTCTGAGGCCCATATTGAAAAACTTCAGGAAAATGGTTTGGTGAAAAGGGATGGTGAGGGATTCGTTTATGCAGGGGATAAGGTGGCTGCCTTCAGTGTGAGCCTCGACAGTATTTCATCGGACATGTTTCGGGTCATGTTTGCAGGAAGACTGCTTGAAGTTTTAGACAGGGAACAGGCCTACAGAGAGGCTCATGAGGGGGCAGTGCTTATAAACAGGGGAGAAACCTATCTTGTCCAGAGCTTCAACCTTGAAAAACGTGTTATAAACGTTGTTAAGAGGGATGTTGCCCATCATACACAGGTTGTGAGGGATATAGATGTGGAAATTATTGGAGAAGGCATCAGGAAGGATATGGGCGATTTCTCAATTTTCTTCGGTGATCTGGAAGTCAGTGAGTACTACCACAAGTACAAGATCATGAGCTACGACAAGGTACATGCAACCAAACCACTGGATCTTCCCCCTTTAAAATTCAAAACAAAAGGCCTTTGGTTCACAGTATCAGATGATGTTAGGGATGAGCTTGAAAAGGCTGTTGAGGGTAAGGAGGTTTTTGAGGGAGGTATACACGGTGTGGAACATGCCCTGATATCCATGATACCCTTCAACATAATGTGCGACAGGTTTGATATGGGTGGACTGTCCACACCCAAACATCCAGGCACAGGAATGGCCACAATATTTATCTACGATGCTTTTGAGGGAGGTATGGGGCTTGCAGAGAAGGCATCAGAGCTCTTCGGGGAGATACTCACCAGGACCTTTGAACTTGTGAGGGACTGCAGATGTGAGGTGGGATGTCCAGCATGTATATACTCTCCAAAGTGTGGTAACGACAACAAACCCCTTGATAAAAGGGGAACACTCTTCCTACTTCAGAGGATGATGGATATGATTGGAGAAGATCATGGGAATGATTGA
- a CDS encoding histidine kinase N-terminal 7TM domain-containing protein: MELQYTTYTALLLFTTCLNIFLAWNIWKRQRISGSIYLFFIILAAALWSFTGALELASTTIATKILWGKISYIAITTVAPLWFLFTVTYSKNQFKVKKQQTILLLIIPTLTTLLAFTNEMHGLVWSGFSYLETSAGLIILYKHGIAAIISAIYSYALMIMGLIVIGQNLFREPSIYKQRGFLMVLAALIPLLSNLIYALGVSPFYFDPTPLALTITGILVFWSLFHYKLFDLVPPAYETLFSNMKSGVMVLDLNERIVDVNDSVKNIIGLGSSSVGEKVEDELDMWSEIHPIEGQNDAKMELKLENNPENRFLEICYNRIYTEGIPSGWLYIFEDISDRKIAEKELKESETRYRTIFENTGTAMIMIESNGMISLTNAEFLELTGFRREDVEGKMQLVDFVSEEERNTLMDYHHLRRSERGVAPRNYEFSFKDADGKIKHVLATVSIINNTDKSIASFMDFTELKETEMALKESERKYREFADMLPQTVFETDEHGNVTFFNDHAFKMFGYSQKDLEDGLNILEVIDENERQRSLDKFDKISQGDLSGDEYNAKHADGNNFPIILYSTPKCHDRKNQGFRGIIVDISDIKDVENELTKSLHEKEVLLQELHHRVKNNMQIISSLLSLQAAYTESHEVKTVLRDSQNRVQTMAIIHENLYSIDDFSRLEVSDYLESMVQSIVSSYSPEPEGIELEMSLEKVYLNLETALPLGLLVNEMVSNSMEHAFPRSGGKITLNLRSHGERYVLKVKDNGVGLPEDFDPLKTDSLGLQLINNLVKQIEGSLEVKSEDGAEFTVRFREIKYKERMTPIKTVPA; this comes from the coding sequence ATGGAACTCCAGTACACAACATACACAGCTCTTCTGCTTTTCACAACATGCTTAAACATTTTTCTGGCATGGAACATCTGGAAGAGACAGAGGATCAGCGGCAGCATCTACCTATTTTTCATCATCCTGGCTGCTGCACTCTGGTCGTTTACAGGTGCACTGGAACTTGCTTCAACAACCATTGCAACCAAGATACTCTGGGGAAAAATTTCATACATTGCAATTACAACTGTAGCTCCATTATGGTTCCTGTTCACAGTAACCTACAGTAAAAACCAATTTAAAGTCAAAAAGCAACAGACGATCCTGCTTCTTATAATTCCTACTTTAACCACGTTACTGGCATTCACCAATGAAATGCACGGCCTTGTATGGTCAGGTTTTAGTTATTTAGAAACTTCAGCAGGTTTAATAATCCTCTACAAACATGGAATTGCTGCAATTATCTCAGCGATTTATTCCTACGCCCTCATGATCATGGGGCTCATTGTGATAGGTCAAAACCTTTTCCGTGAACCTTCAATATACAAACAAAGAGGTTTTCTAATGGTTCTGGCTGCATTAATACCCCTTTTAAGTAATTTAATTTACGCTTTAGGTGTGAGCCCATTTTACTTCGATCCCACCCCCCTTGCACTTACAATAACCGGAATACTTGTGTTCTGGAGTTTGTTCCACTACAAACTATTCGATCTGGTTCCACCGGCCTACGAAACCCTGTTCTCCAACATGAAAAGTGGTGTTATGGTTCTGGATCTCAACGAAAGGATCGTTGATGTGAATGATTCAGTCAAAAACATTATTGGACTGGGTTCATCTTCAGTGGGTGAAAAGGTGGAAGATGAACTGGATATGTGGAGTGAAATACATCCCATTGAAGGGCAAAACGATGCTAAAATGGAACTGAAACTTGAAAATAATCCTGAAAACCGTTTTTTGGAGATCTGCTACAACCGGATATACACTGAAGGAATTCCTTCAGGCTGGCTCTACATCTTCGAGGACATAAGTGACCGAAAAATTGCTGAAAAAGAGTTAAAAGAGTCTGAAACCCGTTACAGAACCATATTTGAGAACACAGGAACTGCCATGATCATGATTGAGTCCAATGGAATGATATCCCTTACAAACGCAGAGTTCCTAGAACTGACAGGGTTCAGAAGGGAAGATGTTGAAGGCAAGATGCAGCTTGTGGATTTCGTTTCAGAGGAAGAGAGAAATACTTTAATGGATTACCATCATCTGAGACGTTCTGAAAGGGGTGTGGCCCCAAGAAACTATGAGTTTTCATTCAAAGATGCTGATGGAAAAATTAAACATGTTTTAGCAACAGTTTCAATTATAAACAACACCGATAAAAGTATTGCATCATTTATGGATTTTACTGAGCTTAAGGAAACTGAAATGGCCCTTAAGGAGTCTGAAAGAAAGTACAGAGAATTTGCAGATATGTTACCCCAAACCGTTTTTGAGACAGATGAACACGGCAACGTCACATTCTTCAATGATCATGCCTTTAAAATGTTTGGTTATTCTCAAAAAGACCTGGAAGATGGTTTGAACATCCTTGAAGTAATAGATGAAAATGAAAGACAACGTTCCCTGGATAAATTTGATAAAATTTCCCAGGGGGATCTCTCAGGTGATGAGTACAATGCAAAGCATGCAGACGGCAACAACTTTCCAATCATTCTATATTCAACCCCCAAATGCCATGACAGAAAAAATCAAGGATTCAGAGGCATCATAGTGGACATATCTGATATCAAGGATGTTGAGAATGAACTGACCAAATCCCTCCATGAGAAGGAGGTACTCCTACAGGAATTACATCACAGGGTTAAAAACAACATGCAAATAATTTCAAGCCTTCTTTCACTCCAGGCAGCTTACACCGAAAGTCATGAAGTTAAAACTGTGTTAAGGGACAGTCAAAACAGGGTACAGACCATGGCCATAATCCATGAGAATCTCTACAGTATCGATGACTTCAGCAGACTTGAAGTATCAGATTACCTTGAGAGTATGGTGCAGAGTATTGTAAGTTCTTACTCCCCGGAACCTGAAGGTATAGAACTTGAAATGTCCCTTGAGAAGGTTTACCTGAATCTTGAGACAGCCCTGCCCCTGGGGCTTCTTGTTAATGAGATGGTTTCAAATTCCATGGAACATGCATTCCCAAGATCAGGTGGAAAGATAACCCTGAATTTGAGATCCCATGGCGAAAGGTATGTACTGAAGGTTAAAGACAATGGAGTGGGTCTTCCAGAAGATTTTGATCCACTCAAAACGGATTCACTCGGACTTCAGCTTATAAACAACCTTGTAAAACAGATTGAAGGTTCACTGGAGGTTAAAAGTGAAGATGGTGCAGAGTTCACAGTGAGATTCCGTGAAATCAAGTATAAAGAGAGAATGACCCCCATAAAAACAGTTCCTGCGTAA
- the tsaA gene encoding tRNA (N6-threonylcarbamoyladenosine(37)-N6)-methyltransferase TrmO, giving the protein MKLEPIGVVISPYKDREDAPRQGRESEVVSKIIIFEDYKEGMEGLEDRSHLIVLYWANRADRNILKVVPPSKTQKRGVFATRSPSRPNPISMCIVDLLEINGKILRVKGLDALDGSPVLDIKPYSPGIDSI; this is encoded by the coding sequence ATGAAATTGGAACCCATTGGAGTGGTGATATCCCCCTACAAAGATAGAGAAGATGCACCGCGCCAGGGAAGGGAATCTGAAGTTGTAAGCAAGATAATAATTTTTGAGGATTACAAGGAGGGTATGGAAGGCCTTGAAGATCGTTCACATCTCATCGTGTTATACTGGGCGAATCGTGCCGATAGAAATATTTTAAAGGTTGTTCCTCCAAGTAAGACTCAAAAAAGAGGAGTTTTTGCAACCAGATCTCCTTCAAGGCCCAATCCAATCTCAATGTGCATCGTTGACCTTCTAGAGATAAATGGAAAAATCCTCAGGGTTAAGGGTCTTGATGCCCTTGATGGCTCACCTGTTCTGGATATAAAACCATATTCACCCGGAATAGATTCCATCTAA
- a CDS encoding class I SAM-dependent methyltransferase, translating to MFLESIILIILLFIFLPVWILWTFFIGAGWQPTSRRVVKKMLDLAELEPEDILYDLGSGDGRILKEACKSYGAYSVGLEADPLRVLWSRLNLRFSGLSDMSHVTWGNFFNYHIGDASVVTIFLWRETNERLKAKFQEELKPGTRIVSYYWKIEGWKPQNIDKKEKIYLYVVC from the coding sequence ATGTTCCTAGAATCAATCATTCTAATCATCCTCCTTTTTATCTTTCTACCTGTTTGGATACTCTGGACATTTTTCATAGGCGCTGGGTGGCAGCCAACGTCTAGGAGAGTGGTTAAGAAGATGCTGGATTTGGCGGAACTTGAGCCTGAGGATATTCTCTACGATCTGGGCTCTGGAGATGGAAGAATTCTTAAAGAAGCATGCAAAAGCTATGGAGCATATTCTGTGGGCCTGGAAGCAGACCCTCTGCGTGTACTGTGGTCACGTTTAAATTTGAGATTTTCTGGACTGTCCGATATGTCCCATGTGACCTGGGGAAACTTTTTCAACTATCATATCGGTGATGCAAGTGTTGTGACCATATTCCTCTGGAGAGAAACAAATGAACGATTGAAAGCAAAGTTTCAGGAGGAGCTTAAACCAGGGACCAGAATAGTTTCATACTACTGGAAAATTGAAGGATGGAAACCCCAAAACATAGATAAAAAGGAGAAGATATACCTCTACGTTGTTTGCTGA
- a CDS encoding TetR/AcrR family transcriptional regulator, with amino-acid sequence MSNISRREREKEQRRRDIMDSAEKLFFKKGYDEVSMNDIAEDVELSKATLYLYFDNKVALFFCSCAPWYGIMSSMIQKEVKKFKTGIEKLHAFMDTYFRFSQTYPDYLELYNYFKSGRFHLENIMTNNMMKEMVDDSSLVINFSAGFKPADISYASEVLKLQNEIFVTVLESIKTGLADGTVNSHVDPTEIAVLLILLTEDIPNMRPDLKNSLRKTGIPQDKFLNDTKTLLNQMLGTPKSG; translated from the coding sequence ATGTCTAATATAAGCCGGAGGGAACGGGAGAAAGAGCAGCGTCGAAGGGATATAATGGACTCTGCTGAGAAACTTTTTTTTAAAAAGGGTTATGATGAGGTTTCAATGAATGATATTGCAGAGGATGTTGAATTGAGTAAGGCAACCCTTTATCTGTACTTCGACAACAAGGTGGCACTTTTTTTTTGCAGTTGTGCTCCGTGGTATGGTATAATGAGTTCAATGATCCAGAAGGAAGTTAAAAAATTTAAAACAGGCATTGAAAAACTCCACGCATTTATGGACACCTATTTCAGATTCTCTCAAACTTACCCAGATTACCTGGAACTTTACAACTACTTCAAGTCTGGAAGGTTTCATTTAGAGAATATAATGACGAATAATATGATGAAAGAGATGGTGGATGATTCCAGTTTGGTTATAAACTTCTCAGCTGGTTTTAAGCCGGCAGATATTTCCTATGCAAGTGAAGTTCTAAAACTGCAGAATGAAATTTTTGTGACGGTCTTAGAATCCATAAAAACTGGACTGGCTGATGGAACAGTAAACTCTCATGTTGATCCAACAGAGATTGCAGTTTTATTGATATTGTTAACTGAGGACATCCCTAATATGCGCCCAGATCTTAAAAATTCACTTAGAAAAACTGGTATCCCCCAGGACAAATTCCTAAATGACACAAAGACCTTGCTGAATCAGATGCTGGGAACTCCTAAATCAGGTTAA
- a CDS encoding metallophosphoesterase — protein MFKKLILLTILIIGVAVVYSFIEPYMIETNEVVIQSDQIPQNFDGKKIVFVTDIHCSQFFSEERVQSLVDQVNALDPDMVLLGGDYVTDDTSYLEPCFSQLSKLNAPLGVYGVLGNNDPKNATITAMENANITYIGNKGLWVEENGEKIRIGGVGDLDTDVPYQGPTIGAVTQNDFVILVSHKPDYFPLANKLKIDLVLAGHTHGGQVTLFGLWAPFYNSRYGQEYVSGIKKSGNSTMIISNGIGTVNAPVRFFARPQIIVVKLKRTT, from the coding sequence ATGTTTAAAAAGTTAATATTACTAACAATCCTCATCATAGGAGTTGCAGTGGTTTACAGCTTCATAGAACCCTACATGATCGAGACCAATGAGGTTGTTATCCAGTCGGATCAGATACCCCAGAACTTCGACGGTAAAAAAATAGTCTTTGTAACCGATATCCACTGCAGCCAATTCTTCAGCGAAGAAAGGGTTCAGAGCCTGGTTGATCAGGTCAACGCCCTTGATCCAGACATGGTTCTCTTGGGTGGGGACTACGTTACAGATGATACCTCTTATCTGGAACCCTGCTTCTCCCAGCTGTCCAAACTAAATGCGCCACTGGGTGTATACGGAGTGTTGGGTAACAACGACCCCAAGAATGCCACCATAACTGCAATGGAAAATGCAAACATCACCTACATTGGAAACAAAGGATTGTGGGTTGAGGAAAATGGTGAGAAGATCCGGATAGGTGGGGTTGGAGACCTTGACACGGATGTTCCCTATCAGGGACCCACCATTGGAGCTGTAACTCAAAACGACTTTGTGATACTCGTATCCCACAAACCAGACTACTTCCCACTGGCCAACAAACTGAAGATCGATCTGGTTCTTGCAGGACACACCCACGGAGGACAGGTCACACTCTTTGGACTATGGGCACCATTTTATAACTCCAGATACGGGCAGGAATATGTTTCTGGGATCAAAAAATCTGGGAACAGCACCATGATCATCAGCAATGGAATAGGGACAGTTAATGCACCTGTAAGGTTCTTTGCAAGGCCCCAGATAATCGTGGTTAAACTGAAGAGAACCACCTAA
- a CDS encoding S24/S26 family peptidase, with protein sequence MRTKVIAIIGIIVVVLAALVVAFHPTENTDKLTISNVTPNQTAEAAQHHVNVVVKTDGTDVSLHATAADNSAVPAKMIARMNSTADADIQSETSTVNSVKADIKAIAAKYNYTANVTIVSQFGTDQLPFPATVDGTSMIPTLEDGQDIIAVKTKSIKVGDIVIAEHPSYGLIVKRVAKISGSKVYLKSDNREVDTYQTQQDMGNGTYEVVTVTKSPLDTWLSRSSVIGVVKVY encoded by the coding sequence TTGAGAACCAAAGTAATTGCAATTATAGGAATAATAGTGGTGGTTTTAGCTGCACTGGTTGTGGCGTTCCACCCCACCGAAAATACTGATAAACTGACCATATCCAATGTAACCCCTAACCAGACAGCAGAAGCAGCCCAGCATCATGTGAACGTCGTGGTTAAAACAGATGGAACCGATGTATCCCTTCATGCAACAGCAGCAGACAACTCAGCTGTCCCCGCCAAGATGATTGCACGGATGAACAGCACAGCTGATGCAGATATTCAGAGTGAGACCAGCACAGTGAATAGTGTGAAGGCGGATATCAAGGCCATTGCAGCGAAGTACAACTACACTGCAAATGTTACGATAGTTTCGCAGTTCGGAACGGATCAACTGCCATTCCCGGCAACTGTGGATGGAACTTCAATGATTCCAACCCTCGAGGATGGGCAGGATATCATTGCAGTTAAAACCAAAAGCATCAAGGTCGGAGACATAGTCATAGCAGAACATCCAAGCTACGGCCTCATAGTTAAAAGGGTTGCAAAGATAAGCGGAAGTAAAGTGTACCTCAAAAGTGACAACAGAGAGGTTGATACCTACCAAACCCAGCAGGATATGGGAAATGGAACCTATGAGGTTGTTACTGTGACCAAGAGTCCGTTGGATACATGGCTTTCAAGAAGCAGTGTCATTGGTGTTGTGAAGGTTTACTGA
- a CDS encoding tetratricopeptide repeat protein, which yields MGLLGPDKHSAYKKGLKKMNKGDFSGANREFERAITFDPEFVDAWCDRGVAQQNLGNEEESMRCYEKSIELVPDFIMAWHNKSALLYKNEDYRGAMECMDRMLEMELKEKDRVNILNNKAMILMKTGNYTEALEYYNKALDIDPSNEVVLENKRELKEKLTK from the coding sequence ATGGGTTTACTTGGACCTGATAAACATTCAGCCTACAAGAAAGGGCTTAAAAAGATGAATAAGGGAGATTTTTCAGGTGCAAACCGGGAGTTTGAACGAGCAATTACATTTGACCCTGAATTTGTAGATGCATGGTGCGATAGGGGTGTTGCCCAGCAGAACCTTGGTAACGAAGAGGAATCTATGAGGTGCTATGAAAAATCCATAGAACTGGTTCCTGATTTTATCATGGCATGGCACAATAAATCAGCCTTACTCTATAAGAATGAAGATTACAGGGGTGCGATGGAATGCATGGACCGCATGCTTGAGATGGAGCTGAAGGAGAAGGATCGTGTTAACATCCTCAACAACAAGGCCATGATACTCATGAAAACTGGAAATTACACTGAAGCCCTTGAATATTACAACAAAGCCCTGGACATCGATCCCAGTAATGAGGTTGTCCTTGAGAACAAGAGGGAACTCAAGGAAAAATTAACAAAATAG
- a CDS encoding zinc dependent phospholipase C family protein — protein sequence MKKVFNILMIFMVVSFVFMPTSSAWTWKTHSDIADSIYYKMPHNVQKKLSLSAMRDGSNDPDEKFHDFRSHSYPYSYTRATNWLNKGKYYYRTGKYKQASYCFGVASHYISDTFSAPHCVSGESSSAHTKYENQAKSLKPVITYRSGSLNTLMKNGYSQGKTSWKNWSKKKNRAYVQYNLNNGASVSYTAIRSCVY from the coding sequence GTGAAAAAGGTTTTCAACATTTTAATGATATTTATGGTGGTTTCTTTCGTCTTCATGCCAACGTCCTCTGCCTGGACCTGGAAAACACACTCCGATATTGCTGACAGCATCTATTATAAGATGCCACACAACGTACAGAAGAAATTGAGCCTCTCTGCCATGAGGGACGGGTCAAACGATCCTGATGAGAAGTTCCATGATTTCAGATCACACAGTTACCCCTACAGTTACACCAGAGCAACTAACTGGCTTAACAAAGGTAAATACTACTATAGAACCGGTAAATACAAACAGGCAAGTTACTGTTTTGGTGTTGCATCACATTACATATCTGACACCTTCTCAGCACCCCACTGCGTCAGTGGAGAATCCAGTTCAGCCCACACCAAGTACGAAAATCAGGCAAAATCTTTAAAACCTGTGATCACCTACAGAAGTGGAAGTCTAAACACGTTGATGAAGAATGGTTACTCTCAGGGAAAAACAAGCTGGAAGAACTGGAGTAAAAAGAAGAACCGTGCATACGTACAGTACAATCTCAACAATGGAGCAAGTGTATCCTACACAGCCATCAGAAGCTGTGTTTATTAA
- a CDS encoding DUF308 domain-containing protein, protein MTETRNVLVGILAVILGLIVIIFPLIGVSTLSDLAGIGIIFLGIWLLVQGFKVWEKSVAAAVADIILAVLAILWGVVFIGNIKAFAFLTFLALYIVGFFIIISGLTALFSDKSFKGKAIGVLGVLLGVFFLIFSVYLKNPLVLAATIGAFLIIAGIVEIFDLLGEKPVSEVPE, encoded by the coding sequence ATGACTGAAACGAGAAACGTATTGGTGGGAATTCTTGCAGTGATATTGGGGTTGATAGTTATAATCTTTCCTTTGATCGGTGTCTCAACCCTGAGTGACCTTGCAGGTATTGGAATAATCTTCCTGGGGATCTGGCTTTTGGTTCAGGGCTTCAAGGTCTGGGAGAAAAGTGTGGCAGCAGCGGTAGCAGATATCATCCTTGCAGTACTTGCAATTCTGTGGGGAGTGGTTTTCATTGGAAACATCAAGGCATTTGCCTTCTTGACATTCCTTGCCCTTTACATCGTTGGCTTCTTCATAATAATAAGTGGATTAACAGCTCTTTTCTCTGATAAAAGCTTTAAGGGAAAGGCCATTGGGGTGTTAGGTGTTCTGCTGGGTGTTTTCTTCCTGATCTTCAGTGTTTACCTGAAGAATCCATTGGTACTGGCTGCAACCATAGGTGCATTCCTGATCATAGCTGGAATAGTGGAGATATTTGATCTACTGGGTGAGAAACCAGTTTCTGAAGTTCCAGAATAA
- a CDS encoding DUF4013 domain-containing protein, with protein MNVNRNVIDSLWYPIKNLLKLILLGIILIIPVVNFIGLGYYLRIIKSTLAGSGKLPGFERVGELFIDGIKVLVVSIIYAIVPLIFYALSQAFPGSTTLPLLATSFALIISIFAYIGIANMAYHDSELGAAFKYGEILGRIAKIGWRRYIIWWIVMTLIITVAGSIIGIVGGILLFWVLGLPVVLLGYSYLIIFQARSIALTFAS; from the coding sequence ATGAATGTAAATAGAAACGTAATTGATTCTCTGTGGTATCCTATTAAAAATTTGCTGAAGCTAATCCTACTGGGAATAATATTGATAATTCCAGTTGTGAATTTTATTGGTTTAGGATACTATTTAAGAATCATAAAATCAACTTTGGCAGGTTCAGGTAAACTTCCTGGCTTTGAACGTGTTGGAGAATTATTTATTGACGGTATAAAAGTTTTAGTAGTCAGTATAATCTATGCAATTGTACCTTTAATCTTTTATGCACTTTCACAGGCCTTTCCAGGATCTACAACATTACCTCTCTTAGCCACAAGTTTTGCCCTAATAATCAGCATATTTGCATATATAGGCATAGCTAACATGGCTTATCATGACAGTGAACTAGGTGCAGCGTTTAAATATGGTGAAATACTGGGTAGAATTGCGAAAATTGGATGGAGACGTTACATCATTTGGTGGATAGTAATGACGTTAATTATAACCGTTGCAGGATCTATCATTGGCATAGTTGGAGGAATTCTCTTATTTTGGGTATTGGGTCTCCCTGTTGTTTTATTGGGATACAGCTACTTAATAATATTCCAAGCAAGATCTATTGCATTGACATTTGCATCTTGA